The sequence CCATGGTCTATTATCTTAAGAGTATCATTAGGAACAAGATAATAGACTTTGTCCCTTTCTTTAGTTGAAGTAGGAAAGACTCTCTTGCCTATATCTTAAGCTGCAACCTCATTTCTGTCAAGATTTTTATGCTGCAAAGCAGCAATGAGTTTCAGGATTTCTTTATAGCCATGTATGCGCTTGAACCTCTTCTCTGCCCTTAAGAGCGCTGCTGATGCCCAACACTGAACCATATTTTGACCGTCCGGTAATAGTGCGTTTTATGGAAAAGCAGGACTCTATAGGGTTTGTGGTAGAAAGGGTCTTTCTTAAAAGCCCTGCAATTTCAAGTTTATGAAGTGTCAGCGTCTCCTCCATCCCTTCCCTGAGACTTGCTGCTACGCTGGGATTCAGTCTCTCAAGCTATCTTATGGTCAGTACAAGAGATTCTTTTGCTTTATCATAATCAGCCATGTTGTATCCTGCCCTTATTCTTGCATCTATCGCTTCTTGATGCCATGGTAAAAATAGTTGCTGCTCGATATGCCCAATATCAGTTGCTTCATTACTGGGCTATTCATGCCCTTATGATTCTTAAATGCCTTGTATGTGCTTAATCGTATTTCAAGGTCTATCAGCACTTTCTGCTTTCCGTAATAATTTCCGTAACAAATTGAGCTAGGCTTACTGCCCCACCTGTTTGCTTTCCTCGTGGGATTTTGGTGTCATTTGCCCAGGCTATCTGCTCAAAACTTTTAAAAATGCTGTATTGCGTTAAAAGGCTTGACCAATTCTATTCAACATGTTCATTTTCTAAGTGCTTTGTGTAGATTATGGCGGAAGTGCATGGGAATCGAACCCACCCACCACCTCGTCAGCGGTGCACTGGTTTTGAAGACCAGGAGACCCACCAGGCGCCTTGGCACTTCCGAAGTTTATAATCTATTAAATAAAGACATTAAAGTCAATAGAATGGGTAATTTTGAAAATCTTTAATTTGAAACAAATTCCTGTCTAAATTGATAAATATATTTTAAATTTTGTATACAATTTTTTGAGAAATTTATTGAAAAAATAGAGTGTATTTTTTATATTAATAAAAAAACGAGCAGCCGACCTTCAATGGAAGGAAGTGAAAATCTTCCGCTGTCCCGCAACTGTAATGGGTGTTGTGGTCGGGATTGGTTAAAAGCCAGCCACTGTTCCATATATATGGAATGGGAAGGCATCCTGATTATGCCCTAAGCCAGGAAACATTGGGTCGGATAAACTGCACGCATATCCTTACGAGGTATAGGGAGGTGCATCATGAACTTCAATAAATCTTAATATTTTTCAATACTTAAATATCTATAAAATCATTCAGCCCAAAATGAAAGGAGCAGTATATGAAATTTATTTTAACTGATATATTTAATTATTTTGAACAGTATTTAAACAGTAAGGACAATTACAAAGACCCTGATTTTAACGTTAATAGAAGGGATATAAACCTTTTTTTCCATAAAGGCTTTTGGTCAGGTCTTATTTTTTTATCTTTTTTATTAGTTATAAGCCCCTCATTATATGCTCAGCAGGGACCTTATAAACTTGAAGAGATAGTGGTTACTGCATCGAGGGTGGCTACTCCTATTTTAGAGGCATCTGCCAATATTACAGTTATTGCAAGAGAAGATATAGAAGAATCAGGGGCAACAAATATTGTGGATGTTTTGAAGAAAGAGCCAGGGGTATTTACTGCAAATCTTTTAAATAATCCCAAGACAGCGCAGATAGATATTAGGGGATTTGGCGAAACAGGACCATCTAATACCCTTTTTCTAATAGACGGTAGAAGGGTAAACAATATTGACCTGGCAGGTGCTGATTTGTCTCAAATCCCCATCGATGCCATAGAGAGAATAGAGATATACCGTGGGCCTGTTACTGTTTTATTCGGTGATAATGCAACAGGTGGGGTAGTTAATATAATCTTGAAAAAAGGAGAAGGAAGGCCCAAGGCACAGGGTTCTATTTTATCAGGAAGCTACGGCCTTTTTTTGCCAAAGATGAGTGTATCAGGAAAAGAAAAAAGTTTCAGCTATTATGCCCTGGCCTCTTATTTCAACACGGATGGATACCGTCACAACAACCATCTCCGCACAAAGGACTTGTTTGGAAATTTGACCTTTGATGCCACAAAAAAGGTCTCTTTATATCTGCAAACTGGTTTTCATAAGGATTCATACGGACTCCCTGGAGCACTTTCTCTTACAGAATTAAAAACAGGAATATATGATAGAAAAGATTCGAAAAAACCCAATGATTCTGCCGATACTGAGGATAATTTTGTAAATCTTGGGGCGGATATAAAGCCGAATGATGATATAGTCTTTTCCTTAAACGGTTCATACAGGATAAGGCACAACAGTGCTGCCTATCCATCATGGTATACCATGAGGTCTATGAAGACATACGGGTTTATGCCAAAGATTACCATCACAAAACCCGTTTGGGATTTTAAAAATACTTTGGTTGCTGGTTTTGATTATTATGTTTATCCAACCAGGGCAACAGACTTTGACCCTGTTTGGTTTACTGATTCTGTAACAAAGATTAAGAGGACAGATTATGCATTCTATGTGAATAATGAATTCTATCTTTTAAAAAACCTTTTAATAAGTGCTGGTTACAGGGTCCAGAAATCTTTCTGGGATATAGATTATGTGGATAATTTTGGCTTTCTTCCATCTATAGACTCAACAGTGAATGACAAAAAAGATGCATTCAGATTATCGGCAAACTACATTATAGAAAGAAAAGGGGAAAAAAAGGGAAATATATTTATCACATATGCAAAAGGATTTAGAATGGCTGCCACAGATGAATTATTTAATGTATGGGCCTTTCCGCCTGTTAACCGGGAATTAAAGACTCAGGTGGTAAAAGAGATAGATTTAGGGGCACGATATAATTTTACAAACTGGATAGGTGGCAGCCTTACGTTATTTCAGTCAAAAACAGACAACGAGTTATACTATGACCCCTATACCTTTACCAACGGCAATTATGATAAGACAAAGAGAGAAGGTTTAGAAGCAGGTATATATTTGAATCTTTTAAAAAACCTGAATCTTACGATTCTCTATTCATATATAGATGCCAGATTTGACGGTGGGGATTATGATAAAAACAAGATACCTTTTGTTCCGAAAGACAAATTTTCTTTTAAAACAACGTATATATGGAATAACTTAATATCAAATATTACTGCCACATATGTAGGTAGAAGATATCTAATATCTGATCAAAAAAATGAGCTTCCCCAACTTCCAGGGTTTGTGTTGATAGATTTAGATTTTAAATATAGATTAGGTAAATTAGATGGTTTATTGGGCGTAAAAAATCTGACCGGCAAAAAATACAGTGAATACGGTGTGGCAGGTGGTTGGCCCAGACAGGCAAATTTTTACCCTTCACCAGAGAGACAGTTTTATTTTGGCCTTTCATACAATTACTGATTTAATTAGACCTTTGCAAAATATAGTATAGGTTAAACATAGACCACACTAAGTATTGTAGATTAGAGATTTTGGGGCCTTGTTTAAAGGCCCCTTTTTGTTTATACATTGACGCCATCCAAATAGTCTGTTAATATTATCAAGGTCTTTTTGTTTTGATTCTATACATTTTTAAGAATTTTAGTAGGATTTTCAAATCTTAGGATGATTTTGTGAACACATTTTATAACATTTTTTCTTTTATGGGCATGCAATTTATCGCTTTGTAATATTTTGAATCTCAGGGCTTCTGTTAGTTTTTGTGAAAGCCAGGAGGTTTAAGAGAGGAGAAAGACATGATTAAGGATGTATCTGTAAAACAATTAAGACTTATACCTGATGAGAGGGGTAGGTTGATGGAGATTTTAAGGTGTGATGATGAGGATTTCACAAAATTCGGTCAGGTATATATGACCACTACCTATCCTCATGTGGTAAAGGCATGGCACTATCATAAACTACAAGATGATTTTATCGTATGCGTGAAGGGTATGTTAAAGCTCGTCTTATATGATGACAGAGAAGGCTCTCCAACCAGGGGGGAGATTAACGAATTTTTTATTGGAGATTATAGACCTATGATCGTAAAGGTGCCAAAAATGGTCTACCACGGCTGGAAATGTATCAGTGAGGAGGAGGCAATTGTTATAAACATCCCTACTGAACCCTACAATAGGGAGCAACCAGATGAATATAGGTTAGATCCCCATAAGAATGACATACCTTATAGCTGGGAGAGAAAGGATGGATAATAAGACTATTCTTGTAACAGGTGGTTGTGGTTTTATAGGTAGCAATTTTATAAAGTATATGCTCAATAAATATCCGTATAAAATTATCAATATGGATAAGTTAACATATGCAGGAAATCTGGAGAATTTAAAGGACATAGAAGGCGACAAAAGGTATAGATTTATAAAAGCAGATATTGCAGATAGGGCAGACTTAGAAAGGGTGTTTGAGGAGGACATATATGGTGTTATAAATTTTGCCGCTGAATCCCATGTAGACAGAAGCATTATGGAGCCCGATGCCTTCATAAGGACCAATATAAATGGGACATTCAATATACTTGAGGTAGTAAAGAAAAAAGGCATTAAAAACTTTGTCCAGATTTCTACTGATGAGGTTTACGGCTCATTGGGGCCTGAGGGAAAATTCAGAGAAGATACGCCTCTTTCTCCAAACAGCCCGTATTCAGCTTCTAAGGCGTCTGCAGATATGCTGGTTATGGCATATTATCACACATTTAATATGCCTGTGAAGATAACAAGATGCTCCAACAACTATGGTCCATACCAATTTCCTGAAAAACTTATACCTCTTATAATTACCAATGCCATGGCAGATTTAGAACTACCTGTCTATGGTGATGGCATGAATATAAGGGATTGGATCCATGTGGAAGATCACTGCGAGGCAATAGACCTGGTTTTCCATAAAGGTAAGCACGGTAATGTTTATAATATCGGCGGTGAAAACGAGAGGACAAACATAGAGATAGTAAAGCTCATACTTGATATCCTTGGAAAGCCCTACAGCCTCATAAAATTTGTTAAAGATAGACCTGGTCATGATCGTAGATATGCCATAGACTCTACAAAGCTAAAGAATGAATTGGGCTTTAAGATAAAAAAGGATTTTAAAAAGGGTATGGAAGATACTGTTGATTGGTATATGAAAAACAGGACATGGTGGGAGAGGATAAAAAGTGGTGAATATATGGAGTATTATGACAGGATGTATAAGAATAGATAATATTGATGAAGGCTATATTTTTTTCTGATGTGCATCTCGATAGAGCGGATACAGATAAAAAAGATGTGTTAAAAAGTTTTTTAAAAGAGATATGTTATGATGCCGACGACGTCTTTGTCATGGGTGATCTATTTGAATTCTTTTATGGTTACAGGGACTATATATACCCTTGGTATAAAGAGGTCGTTGATTCCCTTAAAGATTTAGTTGATAAAGGCAAAAAGGTCTTTTTTTTGGAAGGCAACCATGAATTCGAGATCGGAAATTCCCTTAAAAGTTATGCAGGTATAGAATGTTATAGAGAGTTGCACATTGATATAGAAGGGAAAAGGATTTTTTTAGCTCATGGCAATGAGTTTATTAGAAATAACCCTTTAAGGTTTCTGAAGTCACGATTTATATATTCCATAATGGAGACCATAGGCCCCTCATTGACCTGGAAGATAGCCATGCTTTCAAGTCTTTTTCTCTCCGATAGAAAAAAGCCATATAGAGAAGAGGTAAAACAGAGGTTTAGAACCTTTGCAGAGAAAAGATTAAGAGATGATTACGATGTGGTTATCTTTGCCCATACCCATATGCCCGACAGGGTTGATTTTAATATAGACGGCAATAAAAGGCTTTACTTAAACACTGGAGACCTCTATAGATATCACTCATATATAAAATATGAGACCAATTCTGGGTTTACAATAGAGGAGTATCATGCCCCCTAACGCCTTCTTTTACATCTCTTTGTGCAGTTCTTGCACATAAGGCTTGCATTATAAAGCTCAAAGAATCTTTCAGGGTGTTTATGATAGAGGTATTCCCACTGAATAATGGCCAATATGGATAGAAATAGAATAGAGTATGTCCAGAAGGATGGAATCAAAATCATGGGTGAAAACGCCATGAGATAACCCCAGTTATTTATCCTGCATGTGTTACAACATTTATTCCCTATTATTGCCTGAAAGGGACACCAAACTGTGGCACAGAACTCATCCATGAATATAAAAAAGATTACTATGATAAAGATCCACATGTCGCTGAGCATGTCTGCCTTTCTCCAAAGCCACATGGTAAGCACTAAAAATATCCAGTAGATGGCAGACCTCATAGCCCCACTGTCTATTTTTTTCTTGTATTTTTTTAGCCTTTCTCTTTTATGGGGGTTATCAGGACCTGTGTCTTTATAATTTATACTGTAGATTTTGCCGAGATTTATCTTTTTATTTAAAGAAGGGATGAATCTTTTTATGAGTATAAGAACTGTAAGAGACCATAAGATATGATATGTCCTTATGGGTAGGAGGATGGGAAATGTGAATAATTTCTCCAGAATATGGGGCTTTATAAGGGCAAAAACAAAGGAGGCAACGAGGACGCCTCCTTTTATGGCAAGTTCGATTCCGTTTTTGTTTATTTTCATCTACAAATCATGAATTTTTTACATATCACTGAAGTTTAATAGATTGTTTAGTCCTCTCCTTTCTCTTGGATTCCTTTTCTATGTATTCCTGCATACATTTGTCGTTTTTACCTTTAATTAAAGAGCACTGTAGGTATTCGGCAATCTCTATTACACACGCCCTTATTGCCTTTCCTGTGGGTGTCTTTTCATAATTTGACAGGTCTCCTGAGAAGAAGCCAAAGGCACCCCTGAGGCTTAGTCCTGATGACTCTGATGATGCCTCAATTGTCCTTGCGTCCACTATGGCAGCTGTTTCGGTGCTTATAACCTTTAAGTCAACGGCTATATATGCCGATTCCTTTTTTCCGCCTATGGTGAAGCCCATAATTCCAAACCCTCCACCAGTTCCGCTTGTTCGTTCTTCATAAGAAGATACAGTTCCTGCCACAAGATATTTTGCTGCTTTTAGATTGCCAATCTTTATTCTTGTGGCATCATCCACAAGACCTGATTCGCTTATCTTCTGCTCACTTATGACCTTATCGATCTCTTGCCTCTCAAGGATTTGAAAAGCCTTTGTGCTTACCAGTTCAGATATGAGCATATCCTGGAGCTCCTGACCTGTATTTCCTCTCCACCATGCTGCACCTGTCTTGTTGGTGAATCTAAGAACCCCTATTGTGGGTTTATCGTCGGCATAGACGGCAAAACAAGTAAAGATAAATAAGATGCATACAAAAGATAAAATAATTTTTTTCATCAATTCCTCCTATTTATATTGTTTAACATATATGATTTTTATATTACCATTATGACCTTAAGTCAACAAATAAAGCCTATTATCCTTGACAATAAATAGAATGAAAGTTACAATGGTTTTTTGATGGATTAAAATCATAATAAATATTTAATCATGTGATATAGGTCATTTACAAAATATATAGATATAAGGATAATTTAACCTAAGGAGGACAAGATATGAAGTTAAAAGGCGTTCTCATAATTTTTGTTGCTTTGTTGTTAGTTTGTTCTGCCCTTCCTGTATTTGCCATAGGCATAGAAGCTGCATTAGGAGTGTGGAATCAGGGCCCACAGGGGGATATGGGTTATAAAGGTGATTCTCTGAGTTTAAAAAGTGACCTTAAATA is a genomic window of Syntrophorhabdaceae bacterium containing:
- a CDS encoding UDP-2,3-diacylglucosamine diphosphatase, producing MKAIFFSDVHLDRADTDKKDVLKSFLKEICYDADDVFVMGDLFEFFYGYRDYIYPWYKEVVDSLKDLVDKGKKVFFLEGNHEFEIGNSLKSYAGIECYRELHIDIEGKRIFLAHGNEFIRNNPLRFLKSRFIYSIMETIGPSLTWKIAMLSSLFLSDRKKPYREEVKQRFRTFAEKRLRDDYDVVIFAHTHMPDRVDFNIDGNKRLYLNTGDLYRYHSYIKYETNSGFTIEEYHAP
- a CDS encoding dTDP-4-dehydrorhamnose 3,5-epimerase family protein, translated to MIKDVSVKQLRLIPDERGRLMEILRCDDEDFTKFGQVYMTTTYPHVVKAWHYHKLQDDFIVCVKGMLKLVLYDDREGSPTRGEINEFFIGDYRPMIVKVPKMVYHGWKCISEEEAIVINIPTEPYNREQPDEYRLDPHKNDIPYSWERKDG
- a CDS encoding TonB-dependent receptor, which produces MKFILTDIFNYFEQYLNSKDNYKDPDFNVNRRDINLFFHKGFWSGLIFLSFLLVISPSLYAQQGPYKLEEIVVTASRVATPILEASANITVIAREDIEESGATNIVDVLKKEPGVFTANLLNNPKTAQIDIRGFGETGPSNTLFLIDGRRVNNIDLAGADLSQIPIDAIERIEIYRGPVTVLFGDNATGGVVNIILKKGEGRPKAQGSILSGSYGLFLPKMSVSGKEKSFSYYALASYFNTDGYRHNNHLRTKDLFGNLTFDATKKVSLYLQTGFHKDSYGLPGALSLTELKTGIYDRKDSKKPNDSADTEDNFVNLGADIKPNDDIVFSLNGSYRIRHNSAAYPSWYTMRSMKTYGFMPKITITKPVWDFKNTLVAGFDYYVYPTRATDFDPVWFTDSVTKIKRTDYAFYVNNEFYLLKNLLISAGYRVQKSFWDIDYVDNFGFLPSIDSTVNDKKDAFRLSANYIIERKGEKKGNIFITYAKGFRMAATDELFNVWAFPPVNRELKTQVVKEIDLGARYNFTNWIGGSLTLFQSKTDNELYYDPYTFTNGNYDKTKREGLEAGIYLNLLKNLNLTILYSYIDARFDGGDYDKNKIPFVPKDKFSFKTTYIWNNLISNITATYVGRRYLISDQKNELPQLPGFVLIDLDFKYRLGKLDGLLGVKNLTGKKYSEYGVAGGWPRQANFYPSPERQFYFGLSYNY
- the rfbB gene encoding dTDP-glucose 4,6-dehydratase, producing MDNKTILVTGGCGFIGSNFIKYMLNKYPYKIINMDKLTYAGNLENLKDIEGDKRYRFIKADIADRADLERVFEEDIYGVINFAAESHVDRSIMEPDAFIRTNINGTFNILEVVKKKGIKNFVQISTDEVYGSLGPEGKFREDTPLSPNSPYSASKASADMLVMAYYHTFNMPVKITRCSNNYGPYQFPEKLIPLIITNAMADLELPVYGDGMNIRDWIHVEDHCEAIDLVFHKGKHGNVYNIGGENERTNIEIVKLILDILGKPYSLIKFVKDRPGHDRRYAIDSTKLKNELGFKIKKDFKKGMEDTVDWYMKNRTWWERIKSGEYMEYYDRMYKNR
- a CDS encoding CsgG/HfaB family protein gives rise to the protein MKKIILSFVCILFIFTCFAVYADDKPTIGVLRFTNKTGAAWWRGNTGQELQDMLISELVSTKAFQILERQEIDKVISEQKISESGLVDDATRIKIGNLKAAKYLVAGTVSSYEERTSGTGGGFGIMGFTIGGKKESAYIAVDLKVISTETAAIVDARTIEASSESSGLSLRGAFGFFSGDLSNYEKTPTGKAIRACVIEIAEYLQCSLIKGKNDKCMQEYIEKESKRKERTKQSIKLQ